In one Conger conger chromosome 5, fConCon1.1, whole genome shotgun sequence genomic region, the following are encoded:
- the knl1 gene encoding kinetochore scaffold 1, with protein MEPPESKNETDELKQPTKNKRRISSILKAPRTPLKSIAADNEDCQEEIAKLTEKKRNSRRVSFASTNDIHVFMKDFKNGSSFENLLHDLSGTGEDALDNTGIHTVKDGGQQIIGMETLLNAPLHASQHQNKENISFYGGQNDFSDKTVVFSEEDTAFMDMTHSHTILIDNKGDGTDASMSSCGNLDYTAAVGGAKTTVFDDSRREVISFKSCLASGKGPIKESELVDFLASLSQSSGSGRLSSSIKSASSTTPFAEVPSPAPKVNAKHFLARLHAQRSAVDQENQVPVSTRKSAHQDGSSLKQSCWLNDRTMISVEQENMDLTKTHTAIIGDDGLFTSKSFAASAEQEDMEITKSQTVVIDSKTCHMVNFSNSTVRGLSMLAPNKTVLFSEADHDMEMTGPFTGYFEEKQNPDDMEMTRSQTVVIDSKHCRITPSLGKPRSVSCMFAPNKTVFSEVDHDMEMTDTFTGHLEVNRHSSTQKDKGSMYIFPAINTISHAGQNDFTESTSSQMDANDCNNSLWPATLSNPDDMEMTRSQTVVIDSKHCRMTPSLSKPRTMPFMLSPNKTVMFSEADHEMEMTDAFTGRLDVNEYSSTQGHETSVSSFPATNTILGQKDFPKRISSQINANVCNKSLWTTPLSNTDDMEMTRSQTVVIDSKSFPVKNLSLGKIISASCMSAPNKTIMYSEDCNEMEMTGVFTGHNEESWNPLTKTNETYIRLFPTSNAVDHTCNTNDMDMTRSQTVVIDSKNCPINPSFGKTRSVSCLSPNKTIMFSDVDHDMEMTDAFTGHIVENQNRSTERHERINMTGSQIDANAPNGSSYCSSSNPDDMDMTRSQTVVIDSKNCPTNPAFDEVRTVSCLSPPNKTVMLSEVGQDMKITDAFAGHSVENTHVRTCRDKTVDRLSDTRNNNQCSGVLDAVSSDPNDMEMTRSQTVVIDSKYCGQPNTSLGIVRKSLSSVLPTSKALRFPTGYCGIQVPNALIGLDMDNKKFPTNGCGTAAKLSPTKNNMTTSDKPEATAVSDPDGMEIRSENESQRGIKQNPLPVTAKMNVYCESDSDKAHISSEDNGIEMPKAVFGLTVTSGHPITDGHEAEMTFPSDEAKSTEISIQLASPGSTSTLEALSSEGMENEKIHSVHINENTPAPTDRVERHVYTSPTTGTFPPPSLPNYPTVAEGNAGQCDHVAFEGTTLIPAHSTILGETSCNAPPMNYTVTFNDERSHTANSENLLNTDSSKICHNGKETDKQAKSRRMSLADLQSKLENIGHKITERFELKKACHTAPIPWLTTPSSPKAKDAACIPTVPLGINDPSSGANSGMKTENSKLDRQINRTENVNFSKSNPWTARLSVGGFLPKLPQRSKSLNLNQEDPTGHRSIRMLLRESKVCVAEKDQDCGEVKNIHEETLPEVSSEEDLSETVEGNILRDHDQEAGVTQVDAEPIQNAAQGQKRPFPVDGHECDMPEERKMRSLCISSHEPEPSANAVHWDSNVVEIVGDNPPSFMTKTLDSTSFSTSSPNQICEGTFEMSAHRSSQYDIQFDEPDKINFRQKLEDGRITTREFLKLFGIDFNILRPRQSVLPENFESDSAPNTRAVLLEKHIAYPKQRVYEEDCQELAEMVEKLRTRMRDQEKSLKTTNDALWELVKAYSEEQLHSFGTKLKERKVYFRKKSKSLSHELKIGLYYKLVQTTQVAQQNLTEKIEDMDELLKHLDECVNDLQAELSFLDCAGVEEDSANSEMKLTLEVKQHELESLNLVLADNERRVYELELEKNNAKGKVRKRQDETVELEKQITVLDGLIEWRLSEKTDDRAVFTFLYDSMGLEVLFEKPADEAVTGAETEQNVADITFQLELDDKNSLCYAHLVHNLLGQFIQNESSWVQRYPTSRHIPVLLHDVSLVVSRCRLLGEEIHSLQKWGSLRLDILEIGCVETQVRILFSSLKAFAKFELTLAVKMGYPFTGLQLINFQNYIGNTRINQVEGIISTETPANNYLTRIVKRIHNVLLC; from the exons gcATGGAGACCTTGCTGAATGCCCCCCTTCATGCTTCACAGCACCAAAATAAG GAAAACATATCTTTCTATGGAGGACAGAATGATTTTTCTGATAAAACAGTGGTGTTTTCTGAAGAAGATACAGCCTTCATGGAcatgacccactctcacacaattCTTATTGATAATAAAGGCGATGGAACTGATGCATCAATGTCTAGCTGTGGAAACCTTGACTATACTGCTGCCGTGGGAGGAGCGAAGACAACTGTATTTGACGATTCAAGGAGGGAAGTCATATCATTCAAGAGTTGTTTAGCATCAGGGAAAGGCCCGATCAAAGAATCTGAGTTGGTCGACTTTCTTGCAAGTCTCTCACAGTCAAGTGGCTCTGGAAGATTATCAAGCAGCATCAAATCTGCAAGTTCAACAACTCCATTTGCCGAAGTTCCATCCCCTGCCCCTAAagtaaatgccaaacatttccTCGCCAGGCTTCATGCTCAGAGATCTGCAGTTGATCAAGAAAACCAAGTTCCAGTTTCTACACGGAAGTCTGCACACCAAGATggatcctcactgaagcagagTTGTTGGCTTAATGACAGAACTATGATATCGGTGGAACAGGAAAACATGGACTTGACAAAAACCCATACAGCTATAATTGGTGATGATGGACTGTTTACGAGCAAATCATTTGCAGCATCTGCGGAACAAGAGGATATGGAAATTACCAAAAGTCAAACTGTGGTTATCGACTCAAAAACGTGTCACATGGTGAATttctcaaacagcacagtgagGGGTTTATCCATGTTGGCTCCAAACAAAACTGTCTTGTTTTCCGAAGCAGACCATGACATGGAGATGACGGGTCCTTTTACAGGGTACTTTGAAGAAAAGCAGAACCCAGACGATATGGAGATGACTAGAAGCCAAACTGTTGTTATTGATTCCAAACATTGCCGGATAACCCCTTCACTTGGCAAACCAAGAAGTGTGTCCTGCATGTTTGCTCcaaacaaaacagttttttcAGAAGTGGATCATGACATGGAGATGACTGATACCTTTACAGGGCACCTTGAGGTAAACAGGCACTCTTCCACCCAAAAAGATAAAGGAAGTATGTACATATTCCCTGCAATAAACACAATTTCTCATGCGGGTCAGAATGACTTTACTGAAAGTACAAGTAGTCAGATGGATGCTAATGACTGTAATAACAGCCTGTGGCCAGCTACACTGTCCAATCCAGATGATATGGAGATGACAAGAAGCCAGACTGTGGTTATTGATTCCAAACATTGTCGGATGACTCCCTCACTTAGCAAACCAAGAACTATGCCCTTCATGTTGTCTCCGAACAAAACTGTTATGTTTTCAGAAGCGGATCATGAAATGGAGATGACTGATGCCTTTACTGGGCGCCTTGACGTTAACGAGTACTCTTCCACCCAAGGGCATGAAACAAGTGTCTCTTCATTCCCTGCAACAAACACCATTTTGGGTCAGAAAGACTTTCCCAAAAGGATAAGTAGCCAGATTAATGCTAATGTCTGCAATAAGAGTTTATGGACAACTCCACTGTCAAATACCGATGATATGGAGATGACAAGAAGCCAGACTGTGGTTATCGATTCAAAAAGTTTTCCAGTGAAAAATCTGTCCCTCGGCAAAATTATAAGTGCATCCTGCATGTCTGCTCCAAACAAAACCATCATGTATTCAGAAGACTGCAATGAAATGGAGATGACTGGTGTTTTTACGGGCCACAATGAGGAAAGCTGGAACCCTTTGACCAAAACAAATGAAACCTATATCAGGTTATTCCCAACCTCAAATGCAGTTGATCACACATGTAATACCAATGATATGGATATGACTAGAAGCCAAACTGTGGTTATTGATTCCAAAAATTGTCCAATAAATCCCTCCTTTGGCAAAACGAGAAGTGTATCCTGCCTTTCTCCAAACAAAACCATTATGTTTTCAGATGTGGACCATGACATGGAGATGACTGATGCATTTACAGGGCACATTGTAGAAAACCAGAACCGTTCCACCGAAAGACATGAAAGGATTAACATGACAGGTAGCCAGATAGATGCTAATGCTCCTAATGGCAGTTCATACTGCTCTTCATCAAATCCTGATGATATGGATATGACAAGAAGCCAAACTGTGGTTATTGATTCAAAAAACTGTCCAACAAATCCCGCATTTGATGAAGTAAGAACCGTATCTTGCCTGTCTCCTCCAAACAAAACCGTCATGCTTTCTGAAGTGGGCCAAGACATGAAGATAACTGATGCCTTTGCTGGGCATAGTGTGGAAAATACCCATGTTCGCACCTGCCGGGATAAAACAGTGGATCGATTATCCGATACAAGAAATAATAATCAATGCAGTGGTGTTTTGGATGCAGTGTCCTCTGATCCTAATGACATGGAAATGACCAGAAGTCAGACTGTTGTTATTGACTCCAAATATTGTGGACAACCAAACACTTCACTCGGCATTGTGAGAAAAAGTTTATCCAGTGTATTGCCTACGTCTAAAGCCCTCAGGTTTCCTACAGGTTACTGTGGGATACAGGTTCCCAATGCTCTTATAGGACTCGATATGGATAATAAGAAATTTCCCACAAATGGATGTGGCACAGCAGCCAAGTTGTCCCCCACAAAAAATAATATGACTACTTCTGATAAGCCGGAGGCTACCGCTGTTTCTGATCCTGATGGCATGGAAATCCGAAGCGAGAATGAGTCACAACGTGGCATAAAGCAAAATCCTTTACCTGTCACTGCAAAGATGAATGTGTATTGTGAGTCAGATTCTGACAAGGCACATATTTCATCAGAAGACAATGGGATTGAGATGCCCAAAGCCGTTTTTGGACTCACTGTAACAAGTGGCCATCCCATTACAGATGGTCATGAGGCAGAAATGACATTCCCATCTGATGAAGCTAAATCTACAGAAATAAGTATTCAGTTGGCTTCTCCTGGTAGCACTTCCACTTTGGAAGCGCTGTCATCTGAAGGCATGGAGAATGAAAAGATTCACAGTGTTCATATCAATGAAAATACACCTGCCCCTACTGATAGAGTGGAAAGGCATGTCTACACATCACCCACAACTGGTACCTTTCCTCCCCCATCTCTACCTAATTATCCAACTGTGGCTGAAGGAAATGCAGGACAATGTGACCACGTAGCCTTTGAAGGCACAACCCTCATTCCTGCTCATTCAACCATTCTTGGTGAAACGAGCTGTAATGCTCCTCCTATGAATTATACAGTGACTTTCAATGACGAGAGATCTCACACAGCCAACTCTGAGAACTTACTTAACACTGATTCCTCCAAAATATGCCATAATGGAAAAGAAACTGATAAACAAGCCAAATCCCGGAGGATGAGCCTTGCTGATCTTCAGTCAAAACTTGAGAACATTGGGCATAAGATAACTGAAAGGTTTGAACTCAAGAAAGCTTGCCACACAGCCCCTATACCTTGGCTGACAACCCCTTCATCACCTAAGGCTAAAGATGCAGCTTGCATTCCAACAGTACCCCTTGGGATTAATGACCCTAGTAGCGGTGCAAATTCAGGCATGAAAACAGAGAATTCCAAATTGGATAGACAAATTAACAGGACAGAAAATGTAAACTTTTCAAAAAGCAATCCTTGGACCGCCCGGCTGTCTGTTGGTGGTTTTCTGCCAAAGCTGCCCCAGAGGAGCAAGTCGCTCAACCTGAATCAGGAGGACCCCACAGGGCACCGTAGCATCAGAATGTTGCTGAGGGAAAGCAAAGTCTGTGTTGCAGAGAAAGACCAAGACTGTGGCGAGGTTAAGAATATCCATGAAGAAACACTGCCAGAGGTCAGTAGCGAGGAGGATTTGTCTGAAACGGTTGAAGGCAACATCCTCAGGGACCATGACCAGGAGGCTGGTGTGACTCAGGTGGATGCTGAACCCATTCAGAATGCTGCACAAGGTCAGAAGAGACCTTTCCCTGTGGACGGTCATGAATGTGACATGCCAGAAGAAAGGAAGATGAGAAGCCTTTGCATTTCCAGCCATGAACCA GAGCCATCCGCAAATGCTGTTCATTGGGACAGCAATGTTGTGGAGATTGTAGGAGATAACCCCCCTAGCTTTATGACAAAGACCTTGGACAGCACCAGCTTCAGCACCAGTTCACCAAACCAGATATGTGAGGGTACCTTTGAGATGAGTG CCCACAGAAGCAGTCAGTATGACATCCAATTTGATGAGCCAGATAAAATAAACTTTCGACAG AAACTGGAAGACGGCCGCATTACCACGAGGGAGTTCCTGAAGCTTTTTGGCATCGACTTTAACATCCTCCGACCTCGACAGAGTGTTCTCCCAGAGAAC TTTGAGAGTGATTCAGCACCTAATACAAGAGCAGTCCTGTTGGAGAAGCACATTGCTTACCCCAAACAAAGGGTTTATGAAGAGGACTGTCAGGAGCTTGCAGAGATGGTGGAGAA ATTGAGAACACGGATGAGAGACCAAGAGAAATCTCTTAAAACTACAAATGATGCACTTTGGGAACTGGTAAAAGCCTACTCAGAAGAGCAG TTACACAGCTTTGGGACGAagttgaaagagagaaaggtgtACTTTCGAAAGAAAAGCAAATCTCTCTCCCATGAATTGAAAATTGGCTTGTACTACAAACTAGTGCAAACAACTCAG GTTGCACAACAAAACTTAACTGAGAAGATTGAGGACATGGATGAGTTACTGAAACATCttgatgaatgtgtgaatgactTGCAAGCTG agttgtccttcTTGGATTGTGCTGGAGTAGAAGAGGACAGTGCAAACTCTGAAATGAAACTCACCTTAGAAGTCAAACAACATG AGCTGGAGTCTCTCAACTTGGTGCTTGCTGACAATGAGCG GCGAGTGTATGAACTGGAACTTGAGAAAAACAACGCAAAGGGCAAAGTGAGAAAGCGGCAGGACGAAACTGTGGAGCTGGAAAAGCAGATTACTGTTCTGGATGG ACTGATTGAGTGGAGGCTGTCAGAAAAGACGGATGACAGGGCAGTCTTTACATTCCTGTATGACTCCATGGGCCTGGAGGTGCTGTTTGAAAAACCTGCTG ATGAGGCTGTGACTGGTGCAGAGACTGAGCAGAACGTGGCAGATATTACATTTCAGCTGGAACTGGATG aTAAAAATTCACTCTGCTACGCCCATCTGGTTCACAACCTCCTTGGTCAGTTCATACAGAATGAGAGCAGCTGGGTGCAGAGGTATCCAACAAGTCGGCACATCCCGGTG CTCCTCCATGACGTGTCCCTGGTGGTGAGCCGCTGTCGCCTCCTAGGGGAGGAGATCCACAGTTTGCAGAAGTGGGGTTCTCTCAGGCTTGACATCCTGGAAATCGGCTGTGTGGAAACCCA agtGAGAATTCTGTTCTCCAGCCTTAAAGCTTTTGCCAAGTTTGAGCTGACACTGGCTGTTAAAATGGGCTATCCCTTCACTGGCCTCCAGTTGATAAACTTCCAAAATTATATTGGAAATACAAG GATCAACCAAGTGGAGGGAATAATTTCTACAGAAACGCCTGCAAACAACTACTTAACCAGGATAGTGAAGAGGATCCACAATGTTTTGTTGTGCTGA